One Eubalaena glacialis isolate mEubGla1 chromosome 11, mEubGla1.1.hap2.+ XY, whole genome shotgun sequence DNA segment encodes these proteins:
- the KRT4 gene encoding keratin, type II cytoskeletal 4 isoform X2, with amino-acid sequence MFVRQQCVQGGPRGFSCGSAVVGGGKKAAFSSTSMSGGTGCFSSGGFSRRSLCNLGGNKSISIGTAACWRGAGFGAAGGFGAAGGFGAAGGFGAGGFGPGFGGSSGGRGGAGFPVCPAGGIQEVTINQSLLTPLHMEIDPEIQKVRTEEREQIKTLNDRFVSFIDKVRFLEQQNKVLETKWNLLQQQTTTTSSKNLDPFFEAYLSALRKQVDTLTNNKGRLQYELKIMQDSVEDFKAKYEDEINKRTAAENDFVVLKKEVDATYMNKTELEAKVDARNDEINFLRVLYAAELSQMQTHVSDTSVVLSMDNNRDLNLDSIITEVRAQYEEIAQRSKAEAEALYQTKVQQLQASVEQHGDSLKNTKSEISELNRMIQRLRAEIENVKKQCQTLQTSVADAEQRGEVALKDAYSKRTELEVALQKAKEELARMLHEYQELMSVKLALDVEIATYRKLLEGEECRMSGECQSAMSISVVGGAASAGGVGGGLGSCSGFGLGSGSGSGFGFGGSVGVGGSSSGKIISTTTLTKRSHR; translated from the exons ATGTTCGTCAGACAGCAGTGTGTCCAAGGCGGGCCCCGGGGCTTTAGCTGTGGCTCAGCCGTCGTAGGTGGAGGCAAGAAGGCTGCTTTCAGCTCGACCTCCATGTCTGGGGGCACAGGCTGCTTCTCCTCCGGGGGCTTCAGCCGCAGAAGCCTCTGCAACCTCGGGGGAAACAAGAGCATCTCCATCGGCACGGCTGCGTGCTGGCGAGGCGCTGGGTTTGGGGCTGCTGGAGGTTTTGGGGCTGCTGGAGGTTTTGGGGCTGCTGGAGGTTTTGGAGCTGGCGGCTTTGGCCCTGGATTCGGGGGCTCCTCTGGTGGACGGGGTGGTGCTGGCTTCCCCgtctgccctgctggagggatTCAGGAGGTCACCATCAATCAGAGCCTGCTGACGCCACTCCACATGGAGATTGACCCTGAGATCCAGAAGGTCCGGACCGAGGAGCGGGAGCAGATCAAGACCCTCAACGACAGGTTCGTCTCCTTCATTGACAAG GTGCGGTTCTTAGAGCAGCAGAACAAGGTTCTAGAGACCAAGTGGAACCTCCTTCAGCAGCAGACGACAACCACCTCCAGCAAAAACCTTGATCCCTTCTTTGAGGCCTACCTCAGTGCCCTGAGGAAGCAGGTGGATACCTTGACCAACAACAAAGGACGCTTGCAGTATGAGCTGAAGATCATGCAGGACAGCGTGGAGGACTTCAAGGCCAA GTACGAAGATGAGATCAACAAACGCACAGCTGCTGAAAATGACTTTGTGGTCTTAAAGAAG GAGGTGGACGCCACTTACATGAACAAGACGGAGTTGGAGGCCAAGGTGGATGCCCGTAATGATGAGATCAACTTCCTGAGGGTCCTCTATGCTGCG GAGCTGTCCCAGATGCAGACCCACGTCAGCGACACGTCTGTGGTCCTGTCCATGGACAATAACCGCGACCTGAACCTGGACAGCATCATCACTGAGGTCCGTGCCCAGTACGAGGAGATCGCCCAGAGGAGcaaggccgaggccgaggccctGTACCAGACCAAG GTCCAGCAGCTCCAGGCCTCAGTCGAACAACATGGTGACAGCCTGAAGAACACCAAGAGCGAGATTTCAGAGCTTAACAGGATGATCCAGAGGCTGCGGGCTGAGATCGAGAATGTCAAGAAGCAA TGCCAGACTCTGCAGACATCCGTGGCTGATGCAGAGCAGCGTGGCGAGGTGGCCCTGAAAGACGCCTACAGCAAGCGCACAGAGCTGGAGGTCGCCCTGCAGAAGGCCAAGGAGGAGCTGGCCCGGATGCTGCACGAGTACCAGGAGCTCATGAGCGTGAAGCTGGCCTTGGACGTGGAGATCGCCACCTACCGCAAGCTGCTGGAGGGCGAGGAGTGCCG AATGTCTGGAGAATGCCAGAGTGCCATGAGCATCT CTGTAGTTGGTGGTGCTGCCAGCGCAGGAGGCGTTGGTGGAGGGTTAGGAAGCTGCTCCGGATTTGGCCTGGGTTCTGGCTCCGGAAGTGGTTTTGGGTTTGGTGGTAGTGTTGGTGTCGGCGGCAGTTCCAGCGGCAAGATCATCTCTACCACCACCCTGACCAAGAGATCCCACCGATAG
- the KRT4 gene encoding keratin, type II cytoskeletal 4 isoform X1 → MFVRQQCVQGGPRGFSCGSAVVGGGKKAAFSSTSMSGGTGCFSSGGFSRRSLCNLGGNKSISIGTAACWRGAGFGAAGGFGAGGFGPGFGGSSGGRGGAGFPVCPAGGIQEVTINQSLLTPLHMEIDPEIQKVRTEEREQIKTLNDRFVSFIDKVRFLEQQNKVLETKWNLLQQQTTTTSSKNLDPFFEAYLSALRKQVDTLTNNKGRLQYELKIMQDSVEDFKAKYEDEINKRTAAENDFVVLKKEVDATYMNKTELEAKVDARNDEINFLRVLYAAELSQMQTHVSDTSVVLSMDNNRDLNLDSIITEVRAQYEEIAQRSKAEAEALYQTKVQQLQASVEQHGDSLKNTKSEISELNRMIQRLRAEIENVKKQCQTLQTSVADAEQRGEVALKDAYSKRTELEVALQKAKEELARMLHEYQELMSVKLALDVEIATYRKLLEGEECRMSGECQSAMSISVVGGAASAGGVGGGLGSCSGFGLGSGSGSGFGFGGSVGVGGSSSGKIISTTTLTKRSHR, encoded by the exons ATGTTCGTCAGACAGCAGTGTGTCCAAGGCGGGCCCCGGGGCTTTAGCTGTGGCTCAGCCGTCGTAGGTGGAGGCAAGAAGGCTGCTTTCAGCTCGACCTCCATGTCTGGGGGCACAGGCTGCTTCTCCTCCGGGGGCTTCAGCCGCAGAAGCCTCTGCAACCTCGGGGGAAACAAGAGCATCTCCATCGGCACGGCTGCGTGCTGGCGAGGCGCTGGGTTTGGGGCTGCTGGAG GTTTTGGAGCTGGCGGCTTTGGCCCTGGATTCGGGGGCTCCTCTGGTGGACGGGGTGGTGCTGGCTTCCCCgtctgccctgctggagggatTCAGGAGGTCACCATCAATCAGAGCCTGCTGACGCCACTCCACATGGAGATTGACCCTGAGATCCAGAAGGTCCGGACCGAGGAGCGGGAGCAGATCAAGACCCTCAACGACAGGTTCGTCTCCTTCATTGACAAG GTGCGGTTCTTAGAGCAGCAGAACAAGGTTCTAGAGACCAAGTGGAACCTCCTTCAGCAGCAGACGACAACCACCTCCAGCAAAAACCTTGATCCCTTCTTTGAGGCCTACCTCAGTGCCCTGAGGAAGCAGGTGGATACCTTGACCAACAACAAAGGACGCTTGCAGTATGAGCTGAAGATCATGCAGGACAGCGTGGAGGACTTCAAGGCCAA GTACGAAGATGAGATCAACAAACGCACAGCTGCTGAAAATGACTTTGTGGTCTTAAAGAAG GAGGTGGACGCCACTTACATGAACAAGACGGAGTTGGAGGCCAAGGTGGATGCCCGTAATGATGAGATCAACTTCCTGAGGGTCCTCTATGCTGCG GAGCTGTCCCAGATGCAGACCCACGTCAGCGACACGTCTGTGGTCCTGTCCATGGACAATAACCGCGACCTGAACCTGGACAGCATCATCACTGAGGTCCGTGCCCAGTACGAGGAGATCGCCCAGAGGAGcaaggccgaggccgaggccctGTACCAGACCAAG GTCCAGCAGCTCCAGGCCTCAGTCGAACAACATGGTGACAGCCTGAAGAACACCAAGAGCGAGATTTCAGAGCTTAACAGGATGATCCAGAGGCTGCGGGCTGAGATCGAGAATGTCAAGAAGCAA TGCCAGACTCTGCAGACATCCGTGGCTGATGCAGAGCAGCGTGGCGAGGTGGCCCTGAAAGACGCCTACAGCAAGCGCACAGAGCTGGAGGTCGCCCTGCAGAAGGCCAAGGAGGAGCTGGCCCGGATGCTGCACGAGTACCAGGAGCTCATGAGCGTGAAGCTGGCCTTGGACGTGGAGATCGCCACCTACCGCAAGCTGCTGGAGGGCGAGGAGTGCCG AATGTCTGGAGAATGCCAGAGTGCCATGAGCATCT CTGTAGTTGGTGGTGCTGCCAGCGCAGGAGGCGTTGGTGGAGGGTTAGGAAGCTGCTCCGGATTTGGCCTGGGTTCTGGCTCCGGAAGTGGTTTTGGGTTTGGTGGTAGTGTTGGTGTCGGCGGCAGTTCCAGCGGCAAGATCATCTCTACCACCACCCTGACCAAGAGATCCCACCGATAG